From Rhinoraja longicauda isolate Sanriku21f chromosome 24, sRhiLon1.1, whole genome shotgun sequence, one genomic window encodes:
- the LOC144605364 gene encoding myelin protein P0-like, producing the protein MCHNEKAAYFCCVTLLYALSVLNPTHAISVSTHHNLHKTVGSDVTLYCGFWSSEYVSDLTTLSWRFRPDNSREIISIFHYGNGVPLIEKWGQFRARVQWVGDISKQDGSIVIRNLDYIDNGTFTCDVKNPPDVVGTSSDVHLTVYDRIPPIGAGVVSGAIIGTFLGIILLIVGGLYLFRYIVRRRARSETIFFKGASAAERGKASGKAVTGTKGPVLYATLDQSKSGKGASEKKAKTSESKRDRK; encoded by the exons ATGTGCCACAACGAGAAGGCTGCATATTTCTGCTGCGTTACCCTGCTGTACGCACTCTCGG TGCTGAACCCAACACATGCCATCTCGGTGTCCACACACCATAACCTCCATAAAACCGTGGGCTCAGATGTGACGCTGTACTGTGGATTCTGGTCCAGTGAATATGTCTCTGACCTCACCACGCTGAGCTGGAGATTCCGTCCTGACAACTCCAGGGAGATTATCTCG ATCTTTCACTATGGCAACGGAGTTCCTTTGATCGAGAAGTGGGGCCAGTTCAGGGCGAGAGTGCAGTGGGTCGGGGACATATCCAAgcaggatggttcaattgtcaTCCGAAACCTGGACTACATTGATAATGGCACCTTTACCTGTGATGTCAAGAACCCTCCTGATGTGGTCGGCACATCCTCAGACGTTCACCTGACAGTTTACGACAGAA TCCCTCCCATCGGTGCTGGAGTTGTGTCAGGAGCCATCATCGGCACATTCCTTGGGATTATCCTTCTCATCGTTGGAGGACTGTACCTGTTCCGGTACATTGTCAGGAGACGGGCAAGGAGTGAGACCATCTTCTTCAAAGGAGCCAG TGCTGCGGAACGAGGAAAAGCCAGTGGGAAAGCTGTGACTGGGACAAAG GGCCCCGTCCTCTACGCCACCCTGGATCAGAGCAAGAGCGGCAAAGGGGCCAGTGAGAAGAAGGCGAAGACCTCGGAGTCCAAGAGGGATCGGAAATAG